A genome region from Halorussus pelagicus includes the following:
- a CDS encoding DHH family phosphoesterase — protein MQLPALPQLRVREFIRAAEAWGLSSPELAGAVALGAIALVASLWLVVRWIRRPMGTRLKRALAKREAVAILMHPNPDPDAMACAIGVAHLASEVGTDATLQFAGQIRHQQNRAFRTVLDLELDQIDHVSEVACEDVVLVDHNTPRGFEGAEGLEPYAVVDHHPGNGTGERFTDQRTDYGACATIVAEYLEDVGATPVGPDDESANDFEVPPEISTGLLYGIQSDTKHLTNGCTEAEFHAAAYLYGGVDEDLLDRIANPQVSAEVLEVKSRAITGRDVRGSFAVSDVGRVNNVDAIPQAADELLQLEGVTAVVIYGRRDETVHLSGRSRDDRVHMGKALESVADEIPGASAGGHARMGGGQLPVEGATFASGGETAMWSQAELADDVFSALNGDV, from the coding sequence ATGCAACTGCCAGCCCTTCCGCAACTGCGGGTTCGGGAGTTCATTCGGGCCGCCGAGGCGTGGGGCCTGAGTTCGCCCGAACTCGCGGGGGCCGTTGCCCTCGGCGCGATTGCGCTGGTGGCGTCGCTCTGGTTGGTCGTCCGCTGGATTCGGCGGCCGATGGGGACCCGTCTGAAGCGCGCGCTGGCCAAGCGCGAGGCGGTCGCCATCCTGATGCACCCGAATCCCGACCCCGACGCGATGGCTTGTGCCATCGGCGTCGCCCACTTGGCCAGCGAGGTCGGCACCGACGCGACCCTCCAGTTCGCTGGCCAGATTCGCCACCAGCAAAACCGGGCGTTCCGAACCGTCCTCGACCTCGAACTCGACCAAATCGACCACGTCAGCGAGGTCGCCTGCGAGGACGTGGTTCTGGTTGATCACAACACGCCCCGCGGGTTCGAGGGGGCCGAGGGACTCGAACCCTACGCGGTCGTGGACCACCACCCCGGCAACGGGACCGGCGAGCGCTTCACCGACCAGCGAACCGACTACGGGGCCTGCGCGACCATCGTCGCGGAGTATCTGGAGGACGTGGGCGCGACTCCGGTCGGTCCCGACGACGAGAGCGCGAACGACTTCGAGGTCCCTCCGGAGATCTCGACGGGCCTGCTCTACGGTATCCAGTCGGACACAAAACATCTCACGAACGGGTGTACCGAGGCGGAGTTCCACGCGGCGGCGTACCTCTACGGGGGCGTCGATGAGGACCTGCTCGACCGAATCGCCAACCCGCAAGTCAGCGCCGAAGTGCTGGAGGTCAAGTCCCGCGCTATCACGGGCCGCGACGTGCGCGGGTCGTTCGCGGTCAGCGACGTGGGGCGAGTGAACAACGTTGACGCTATCCCCCAAGCGGCCGACGAACTCCTCCAACTGGAGGGCGTGACCGCGGTGGTCATCTACGGACGGCGCGACGAGACGGTCCACCTCTCGGGCCGGTCGCGCGACGACCGGGTCCACATGGGGAAGGCCTTGGAGAGCGTCGCCGACGAGATTCCCGGCGCGAGCGCGGGCGGCCACGCCCGCATGGGCGGCGGACAGCTTCCCGTCGAGGGCGCGACGTTCGCCAGCGGCGGGGAGACGGCGATGTGGTCGCAGGCCGAACTCGCCGACGACGTGTTCTCGGCGCTCAACGGCGACGTGTGA